A part of Brassica rapa cultivar Chiifu-401-42 chromosome A05, CAAS_Brap_v3.01, whole genome shotgun sequence genomic DNA contains:
- the LOC103867976 gene encoding probable protein phosphatase 2C 26 isoform X2 translates to MANASRLVDDEEVRYDPGFLIDKAHTATTSRGSATIIVAMLEEVGVLKIGNVGDCGLKLLREGQIIFSTTPQEHYFDCPFQLSSEGSAQTYMDASFNIMEVKKGDVIVMGSDGLFDNVFDHEIVNIVTKHTDVAESSRLLAEVASSHSRDPGFESPYALEARAKGFDVPLWKKALGMKLTGGKLDDVTVIVAQVVDS, encoded by the exons ATGGCTAATGCTTCTCGTCTAGTTGATGAcgaagag GTGAGATATGATCCTGGTTTCCTCATTGACAAAGCTCACACCGCAACTACTTCCAGAGGTTCTGCTACAAT TATTGTAGCGATGCTTGAGGAAGTTGGTGTTCTGAAAATAGGCAATGTTGGAGACTGTGGACTTAAGCTTCTCCGAGAAg GTCAGATCATATTTTCGACTACTCCACAAGAGCATTATTTTGACTGTCCCTTCCAACTAAGCTCTGAAGGCTCTGCTCAAACTTATATGGATGCATCG TTTAACATAATGGAAGTAAAGAAAGGAGACGTGATTGTGATGGGTTCAGACGGGCTTTTCGATAACGTATTTGATCATGAGATTGTTAATATAGTGACCAAACATACAGATGTGGCAGAATCAT CGAGATTACTAGCTGAAGTGGCGAGTAGCCATTCAAGAGATCCAGGCTTTGAGTCTCCATATGCATTGGAAGCAAGAGCCAAG GGGTTTGATGTTCCTCTCTGGAAGAAGGCATTGGGAATGAAGCTTACag GAGGGAAGCTTGATGATGTTACTGTTATCGTTGCCCAAGTGGTGGACTCTTGA
- the LOC103867973 gene encoding uncharacterized protein LOC103867973, with amino-acid sequence MISSRVLNSPAPKVRGGNGPSSAPVPVTRAIVTNADATGSASEDDMYTNSDDFSLANSRVSTNVGRRHGRNLSYCTCSEEFDADKFYTRVIPPFSGAAEESGEIKPARSGVQVSQGKTDDCVESKKTGHSTRLSAVSESFGPSDQDLVRMPTFHASARGTWLAVVSYDACVRLCLHAWAKGCMEAPMFLENECALLREAFGLTQLLLRSEEEMRVNQSSQAPHEGVAPKPNKNTGKMMVQVRRVETVLDAPTSLKPSLKKFEKSRGYFSNISTRISSGWRALRKNYLRVPANGSSVSRQSPGHVHARPECLKQVSCPLKVGVTSPRNSSTSYDDAQETYTCRLRLKSLTEDDPIIMQPGSDEGHVFFPDSHGDDLIVEILEPNGKEFGRALVQLAKFSEDSDEKLLWWSVFREPGHQLVGKLQLYIDYSASSDDNSHLKGGSVAETDAYDLVLEVALKMQWFQQRNLLLYGSWKWLLEEFSSYYGISDVYTKLRYLTYVMDVATPTSDCLHLVHDLLTPVIMKGNDKATLSHQENRILNGIKDQTEQILKLVFENYKSLEESSFSGIKDVVSSATGVPAPALAPAVKLYMLLHDVLSPEDKTNLCHYFQVAAKKRSRMHIGEIDEFVRKNNDPNFWDPSSRAAYHKMIMVCKNVKNEIYTDIEIHNQNILPSFIDLSNLSASIYSTDLCNRLRTFLVACPPSGPSPAVQQLVIATEDFQRDLSSWNIRPIQAGVDAKELFHLYIMTWIQNRRLYLLESCKLDKVKWCGVGTQHSATPFVDEMYTRLNETIQDYQAIISRWPEYIYVLESAIADVEIAIVEALEKRYADVLSPLKENSAPKKLSFKYVKYLTKRSAVSYVVPDELGILLNSVKRMLDVLGPDIEAQFQAWSSCVPDGSRNAAAGDRLSEVTVMLRAKFRSYVQAIVEKLVKNSKLKKETMLKKILQYSKESVGESDMRRKMQKLKEQLTNTVNHLHFVCSTDVFIALSRGYWDHMGWIVLSFLENKKEKRAWYKGSRVAVSILDDTFAAEMQKLLGDSLREQDLKPPRSIVEVRSILCKDTTVNEGKSF; translated from the exons ATGATCTCCAGCAGAGTATTAAATTCGCCTGCTCCCAAGGTCCGTGGCGGCAACGGACCATCCTCAGCTCCTGTACCGGTCACCAGAGCCATAGTGACCAATGCTGACGCCACTGGTTCTGCTTCCGAAGATGACATGTATACAAATTCAGACGACTTCTCTCTTGCGAACAGTAGAGTGTCTACTAACGTCGGTCGTAGGCACGGAAGAAACTTGTCTTATTGTACCTGCTCCGAG GAGTTTGATGCTGACAAATTTTACACAAGAGTTATCCCTCCATTTTCCGGGGCAGCAGAGGAATCTGGAGAAATTAAACCAGCAAGGTCAGGTGTTCAAGTTTCACAAGGCAAGACAGACGATTGTGTAGAAAGTAAAAAGACTGGACATTCTACTAG ACTTAGTGCTGTTTCTGAGTCATTTGGGCCATCTGATCAAGATCTCGTTCGGATGCCAACTTTTCATGCAAG TGCTCGTGGCACATGGCTTGCAGTGGTTTCCTATGATGCATGTGTGCGACTTTGCCTTCATGCGTGGGCAAAGGGTTGCATGGAGGCTCCCATGTTTCTGGAAAACGAATGTGCTCTTCTACGAGAAGCATTCGG GTTGACGCAACTCCTTTTGCGATCGGAGGAGGAAATGCGGGTGAATCAATCTTCACAAGCTCCGCACGAGGGAGTTGCACCAAAACCCAACAAAAACACTGGCaaaatgatggttcaag TACGACGTGTTGAAACAGTTTTGGATGCTCCAACAAGTTTAAAGCCATCGCTGAAAAAGTTTGAGAAATCCCGGGGTTACTTTTCCAATATCTCAACACGTATATCTTCTGGATGGCGGGCTCTAAGGAAGAACTATCTTCGTGTACCTGCAAATGGTTCTTCTGTTTCACGTCAAAGCCCGGGACATGTACATGCCAGACCAGAGTGCTTAAAGCAAGTTTCTTGTCCCCTGAAAGTTGGTGTCACAAGTCCACGTAATAGTTCAACGTCTTATGATGATGCTCAAG AGACATACACGTGTAGGTTAAGATTGAAAAGCTTAACTGAAGATGACCCCATTATCATGCAACCTGGATCCGATGAAGGGCATGTCTT CTTTCCTGATAGTCATGGAGATGATCTGATTGTTGAAATACTTGAACCAAACGGGAAGGAATTTGGGCGTGCGCTTGTCCAGCTAGCCAAGTTTTCTGAAGATTCC GATGAGAAACTTCTCTGGTGGTCTGTATTTCGTGAGCCAGGACATCAACTTGTGGGAAAACTCCAGCTCTATATTGACTATTCAGCAAGTTCTGATGATAATAGCCATTTGAAG GGTGGTTCTGTTGCGGAAACAGACGCATATGACCTAGTCTTGGAAGTGGCCTTGAAAATGCAGTGGTTCCAGCAAAGAAACTTGTTGTTATATGGTTCATGGAAATGGCTTTTGGAAGAATTTTCCTCCTACTATGGGATTTCAGATGTCTACACCAAGCTCAG ATACTTGACCTATGTGATGGATGTCGCTACACCGACCTCAGACTGTCTCCATTTGGTGCATGACTTGCTAACACCTGTCATCATGAAAGGAAATGACAAGGCCACCTTGAGTCATCAAGag AATCGGATCCTAAATGGAATCAAGGACCAAACCGAGCAGATCCTGAAGCTGGTCTTCGAGAACTACAAATCTCTTGAGGAGTCTTCTTTCTCTGGAATAAAAGATGTAGTCAGTTCTGCAACAGGAGTTCCAGCGCCAGCACTCGCTCCCGCTGTTAAATTGTACATGCTTCTGCATGATGTCTTGTCTCCAGAGGATAAGACTAATCTTTGTCATTACTTCCAA GTAGCAGCAAAGAAGAGATCTAGAATGCACATCGGTGAGATAGATGAATTTGTTAGAAAAAACAATGATCCCAATTTTTGGGATCCTTCTTCAAGGGCTGCTTACCATAAAATGATTATGGTCTGCAAGAATGTAAAGAATGAGATTTATACTGATATTGAGATCCACAATCAAAATATACTTCCCAG CTTTATTGACCTTTCAAACCTGTCAGCATCCATATATAGCACTGATCTCTGCAACAGACTTCGAACCTTCCTTGTTGCTTGTCCACCGTCTGGTCCTTCACCAGCAGTTCAACAGCTTGTGATTGCAACTGAAGACTTTCAACGTGACCTTTCCAGCTGGAACATCCG TCCTATCCAAGCTGGTGTTGATGCAAAAGAATTGTTCCACCTATATATTATGACTTGGATTCAAAATAGACGCCTTTACTTACTTGAATCATGCAAACTTGATAAG GTAAAATGGTGCGGAGTGGGGACACAACATTCAGCAACCCCATTTGTTGATGAAATGTACACCAGGCTGAACGAAACCATTCAAGACTATCAAGCTATCATTTCTAGATGGCCGGAATATATTTACGTTCTGGAGAGT GCCATAGCTGATGTTGAAATAGCAATTGTGGAAGCTCTGGAGAAGCGGTATGCAGATGTCTTATCACCTCTGAAAGAAAACTCAGCTCCAAAAAAGCTAAGCTTCAAGTATGTCAAATACCTAACCAAAAGATCTGCGGTTTCATATGTAGTTCCGGATGAG CTCGGCATTCTACTAAACTCTGTGAAGAGAATGCTTGATGTTCTAGGGCCTGATATAGAGGCTCAATTTCAAGCATGGTCTTCATGCGTTCCTGATGGATCTAGGAACGCAGCTGCTGGGGATCGTCTTTCTGAGGTGACAGTGATGCTCAGAGCCAAGTTTCGAAGTTACGTTCAAGCTATAGTCGAAAAACTCGTAAAAAAT agcaaactAAAAAAGGAGACAATGTTGAAGAAGATTCTTCAGTACTCTAAagaaagtgttggagaatcggACATGAGAAGAAAAATGCAAAAGCTGAAGGAGCAGCTCACCAACACAGTGAATCATCTACATTTCGTTTGTTCAACGGATGTGTTCATCGCATTGTCCCGAGGATACTGGGATCATATGGGATGG ATTGTTCTAAGCTTTTTGGAGAacaaaaaagagaagagagctTGGTACAAGGGTTCTAGAGTTGCTGTCTCT ATACTAGACGATACATTTGCAGCAGAGATGCAAAAGCTACTAGGAGATTCGTTGAGAGAGCAAGACTTGAAGCCTCCGAGATCGATTGTGGAGGTTCGCTCGATTCTTTGCAAGGACACTACAGTTAATGAAGGCAAGTCTTTCTAA
- the LOC103867976 gene encoding probable protein phosphatase 2C 26 isoform X1 produces the protein MAIPMTRMMVPPQVSSSLRLSHPNLSNSTRVPLLCRCAPSQLQPLRSGLSLSAGAHAIPHPDKIEKGGEDALFVSSYRGGVIAVADGVSSWAEQDVDPSLFSKELMANASRLVDDEEVRYDPGFLIDKAHTATTSRGSATIIVAMLEEVGVLKIGNVGDCGLKLLREGQIIFSTTPQEHYFDCPFQLSSEGSAQTYMDASFNIMEVKKGDVIVMGSDGLFDNVFDHEIVNIVTKHTDVAESSRLLAEVASSHSRDPGFESPYALEARAKGFDVPLWKKALGMKLTGGKLDDVTVIVAQVVDS, from the exons ATGGCGATTCCGATGACAAGAATGATGGTTCCTCCTCAGGTAAGCTCTTCGCTTCGTCTCTCGCATCCGAATCTATCAAACTCCACTCGCGTTCCTTTGCTCTGTCGCTGTGCTCCATCACAACTCCAACCACTTCG GTCTGGACTCTCTCTGTCGGCAGGAGCTCACGCCATCCCGCATCCAGATAAG ATAGAGAAAGGTGGGGAAGATGCTCTCTTTGTAAGTAGCTACAGAGGTGGTGTCATAGCTGTTGCTGATGGTGTTTCCAG CTGGGCTGAACAAGATGTTGATCCTTCCTTGTTCTCCAAAGAGCTCATGGCTAATGCTTCTCGTCTAGTTGATGAcgaagag GTGAGATATGATCCTGGTTTCCTCATTGACAAAGCTCACACCGCAACTACTTCCAGAGGTTCTGCTACAAT TATTGTAGCGATGCTTGAGGAAGTTGGTGTTCTGAAAATAGGCAATGTTGGAGACTGTGGACTTAAGCTTCTCCGAGAAg GTCAGATCATATTTTCGACTACTCCACAAGAGCATTATTTTGACTGTCCCTTCCAACTAAGCTCTGAAGGCTCTGCTCAAACTTATATGGATGCATCG TTTAACATAATGGAAGTAAAGAAAGGAGACGTGATTGTGATGGGTTCAGACGGGCTTTTCGATAACGTATTTGATCATGAGATTGTTAATATAGTGACCAAACATACAGATGTGGCAGAATCAT CGAGATTACTAGCTGAAGTGGCGAGTAGCCATTCAAGAGATCCAGGCTTTGAGTCTCCATATGCATTGGAAGCAAGAGCCAAG GGGTTTGATGTTCCTCTCTGGAAGAAGGCATTGGGAATGAAGCTTACag GAGGGAAGCTTGATGATGTTACTGTTATCGTTGCCCAAGTGGTGGACTCTTGA